The following proteins are encoded in a genomic region of Nicotiana sylvestris chromosome 4, ASM39365v2, whole genome shotgun sequence:
- the LOC138889264 gene encoding uncharacterized protein, whose product MKVDDSKLEKLYDILKQLLVNIPFVEAFQEMPGFAKYLKDLITKKKTTKNEVVNVTHRVSSIIATSPVQKKEDPRVFTIPCTIGVHDFARALCDNGVSISLMPLAIYKKAGLGMPRPTSMRLQMADRSIKRPVGIIDNVLMKVRKFHLPADFIILDCAVDKEIPIILGRTFLATRRALMYSERNEIKFRVNDEEVTFQASKGMKLPHEYESISVIDIVDEVEDEVEIKREEQCLGEALAAILVNFDGEDMEVYMESVNALEQLGSYTYVPEKLSLDLENRATPPAKPSIIEPPQLELKPLPPHLRYRFLGSNDTLPIIVSSLLNDVQVERLLEVLKKHRQALD is encoded by the coding sequence ATGaaggttgatgatagcaaactcgaGAAGTTATATGATATTCTCAAGCAATTATTGGTGAATATCccatttgtggaagcatttcaagagatgccgggttttgctaagtatttgaaagatttgatcaCCAAGAAGAAAACCACCAAaaatgaagtggtgaatgtgactcacCGGGTTAGTTCCATAATTGCAACATCACCTGTTCAAAAGAAAGAGGACCCAAGAGTTTTTACCATTCCTTGTACCATCGGGGTACATGATTTTGCAAGAGCCCTTTGTGATAATGGAGTGAGCATCAGCTTGATGCCTCTTGCCATTTACAAGAAAGCAGGATTGGGTATGCCAAGGCCCACaagtatgagattgcaaatggccgatcGTTCCATCAAACGCCCGGTGGGAATTATTGATAATGTACTTATGAAGGTGAGAAAATTTCATCTACCCGCCGACTTCATAATCCTTGATTGTGCGgttgacaaagagatccctatcatcttGGGGAGAACATTCCTTGCCACGAGAAGAGCACTCATGTATTCGGAACGGAATGAGATTAAATTTCGTGTGAATGATGAAGAGGTTACATTCCAAGCAAGCAAGGGTATGAAACTACCGCATGAGTATGAAAGCATCTCGGTGATCGATATTGTTGATGAAGTAGAGGATGAGgttgaaataaaaagggaagaacaATGCCTCGGCGAAGCATTGGCGGCTATTTTGGTGAACTTTGATGGTGAGGATATGGAGGTATATATGGAATCGGTAAATGCATTGGAGCAGCTTGGTTCTTACACTTATGTTCCAGAAAAGCTCTCTCTCGACTTGGAGAATAGAGCCACACCTCCCGCAAAGCCATCTATTATTGAGCCACCACAACTAGAGCTCAAACCACTTCCACCGCACTTGAGGTATAGATTTCTTGGCTCAAATGATACTTTACCGATAATAgtttcttctttgttgaatgatgtgcaggtagaacgATTGTTGGAAGTCTTGAAGAAGCATAGGCAAGCATTGGATTGA